The proteins below are encoded in one region of Cololabis saira isolate AMF1-May2022 chromosome 21, fColSai1.1, whole genome shotgun sequence:
- the vasnb gene encoding vasorin b, with amino-acid sequence MEIKRLCTMKMFLSPLTPLLLLLILPDGIFSGECPKHCSCSTPESILCFQRRSSTMPKELDPSTKSLYLFANGIEGITTEDFGGLENLEMLDLSQNKLTQLPDRVFEPLTSLKNLDLSSNQITHISEECFHGMAQLERLYLYSNHIKTIHPAAFSGLEHLLELKLQGNQLTSLPTLSMPRLLLLDLRFNVLTTLGPSDLQTPNLESLKLGGVGLTSLNKELIVSLNNLHELDISGNHLESFPSALKETPGLIHLNLAGNPMGPPKVEDLQNLRELYELDISSLSLQGLPEEFSQLFPHLKKLTVAENPFNCLCHLAWFPTWLRAQSITLERTEETRCHFPLINAGKVLERLENKDFGCPTTTTVITKTVKTTTTTISVPVTTLPTTTKVIQVPRASDHPAAKEEDLLLPLATVPTSGSNTDSDEEEYFCPRTCLNGGTCHFDQHGQVHCICQQGTSGIYCEIKNHSLPPPPKGEHPKITPGVIADTPDITSHQATATSILLDLHRYIKTRPYIRGIRLTYRNLSGPDHRPIQLSLPASLPEYTLRGLNPNSTYAVCASPLGAPSGTDSVCTEAHTTPDRGPDARSEGPKLTTMLVPSTAILLLLVLIAIAVGVVCYLRRKKAKGHLELDCEPSQLELDGVKTGLDNGGLPHKQPELMISEPAVQNGSLEYEVLLLQDHCTSNNNTSSHKPSYF; translated from the coding sequence ATGGAGATTAAAAGACTCTGCACCATGAAGATGTTTCTCAGCCCATTGACGCCCTTGCTGCTCCTCCTAATCCTTCCTGATGGCATCTTTTCGGGCGAATGTCCAAAACATTGCTCCTGTTCCACTCCTGAGTCCATTTTGTGTTTCCAGAGACGTTCCTCAACCATGCCCAAGGAACTAGACCCATCCACAAAAAGCCTCTACCTGTTTGCCAATGGGATTGAAGGCATTACGACAGAAGATTTTGGTGGTTTAGAGAACTTGGAAATGCTGGACCTCAGTCAAAACAAACTTACTCAACTGCCTGACAGAGTGTTTGAACCATTGACATCTTTGAAAAACCTGGATTTGTCATCCAACCAGATCACCCACATTTCAGAGGAATGCTTCCATGGTATGGCACAGCTTGAGCGCCTTTATTTGTACAGTAATCATATCAAGACCATTCACCCTGCAGCCTTTAGTGGCTTGGAACACCTATTGGAACTCAAGCTGCAGGGTAACCAGTTGACATCCCTACCCACCCTCTCAATgccccggctgctgctgctggacctTCGCTTTAATGTCTTAACCACTTTGGGCCCTTCAGATCTCCAGACACCAAACCTGGAGTCATTAAAATTGGGTGGTGTGGGGCTAACCAGCCTGAATAAGGAGCTCATAGTGAGTCTGAACAATCTCCATGAGCTGGACATTTCAGGAAACCATCTGGAGTCGTTTCCCTCTGCACTGAAGGAGACGCCAGGATTGATTCACCTCAACCTGGCTGGGAACCCAATGGGTCCTCCAAAGGTAGAAGATCTGCAGAATCTCAGGGAGCTGTATGAATTGGACATAAGCAGTCTCAGTCTACAAGGTCTTCCTGAAGAGTTCTCTCAGCTCTTCCCCCACCTGAAAAAGCTCACAGTGGCAGAAAATCCCTTCAACTGCCTCTGCCACTTAGCATGGTTCCCAACATGGCTCAGAGCCCAGAGCATCACTTTGGAGAGAACAGAAGAGACCCGCTGCCATTTCCCACTTATCAATGCTGGAAAGGTCTTAGAAAGACTGGAGAACAAGGATTTTGGTtgtccaacaacaactacagtcatTACTAAAACAGTGAAAACAACTACAACTACAATCTCTGTTCCTGTCACCACCTTACCAACTACTACTAAAGTTATTCAAGTCCCCAGGGCCAGTGATCACCCAGCAGCCAAAGAGGAAGACTTGCTCCTACCACTTGCCACTGTACCAACCAGTGGCAGCAACACAGACTCAGATGAAGAGGAGTATTTCTGTCCCCGCACCTGTCTGAATGGGGGTACTTGTCATTTTGACCAGCATGGGCAGGTACACTGTATCTGTCAACAAGGCACCTCCGGCATCTATTGCGAAATTAAGAACCATTCTCTGCCACCTCCCCCTAAAGGTGAACATCCCAAAATTACCCCAGGTGTCATTGCAGACACACCAGACATCACCTCCCATCAAGCAACCGCAACATCAATCCTGCTGGACCTCCACCGCTACATCAAGACGCGGCCTTACATTCGTGGAATCCGATTAACATACCGCAATCTGTCTGGGCCCGACCACAGGCCGATTCAGCTGAGCCTTCCAGCATCCCTACCAGAGTATACACTTCGAGGACTGAATCCCAACTCAACGTATGCTGTATGTGCCAGTCCACTAGGTGCTCCTAGTGGTACAGACAGCGTCTGCACTGAGGCTCATACGACCCCTGACAGGGGCCCTGATGCACGATCCGAGGGGCCAAAGCTTACCACTATGCTGGTGCCTTCAACAGCAATCTTGCTACTGCTGGTGTTGATAGCAATAGCAGTGGGAGTGGTATGCTATCTTCGGCGGAAGAAAGCCAAAGGCCACCTGGAGTTAGACTGTGAGCCCTCCCAACTAGAGCTGGATGGAGTTAAGACGGGCTTAGATAATGGGGGATTGCCTCACAAACAGCCTGAACTTATGATCTCCGAACCCGCGGTTCAAAATGGCAGTCTGGAATATGAGGTGTTGCTATTACAAGATCACTGTACATCTAATAACAATACGTCTTCACACAAGCCCTCCTACTTTTAA